One window of the Halarcobacter mediterraneus genome contains the following:
- a CDS encoding Cj0069 family protein, which produces MKNKIFIIEYQKGSDKGFDGFRPDTKPILDAIEDLTDYQTEIVFYKPNRKYELLDYLKERAVAVISRINPGNLKEVDEYFQFLKALGNSGVEVHTHPDVMINLDFKDILAKLKDTRLGDDETYFYHTYTDFVRKFPKDLKKHGIRVLKTNYGSTGEGVYLVSLKDDGSIYSVEAVNNDKFYYDNMNEFLEKFEVKFEEESENAAYFKGKTGFVGCRYLERISEGEVRVLLVNDKPISVVHKKPQEGEFSATLFSGAKYKYESPDEPKWKDVIDLTMKGLKDIKPFLNGQNYPLLWTMDYIMDYDDKKRDTYILSEINCSCVGITTELQYAKEVAKVFVKKDKKSNKK; this is translated from the coding sequence ATGAAAAATAAAATTTTCATTATAGAGTATCAAAAAGGAAGTGATAAAGGTTTTGATGGTTTTAGACCTGATACTAAACCAATTTTAGATGCTATTGAAGATTTAACTGATTATCAAACAGAAATTGTTTTTTATAAACCAAATAGAAAGTATGAATTATTAGACTATTTAAAAGAAAGAGCTGTTGCAGTAATAAGTAGAATTAATCCAGGAAATTTAAAAGAAGTCGATGAATATTTTCAGTTTTTAAAAGCTTTAGGAAATAGTGGAGTTGAGGTTCATACTCATCCAGATGTTATGATAAATCTTGATTTTAAAGATATCTTAGCAAAATTAAAAGATACAAGACTAGGTGATGATGAAACATATTTTTATCATACATATACAGACTTTGTGAGAAAATTTCCAAAAGATTTGAAAAAGCATGGAATTAGAGTTTTAAAAACAAATTATGGCTCAACAGGTGAGGGTGTTTATTTAGTTTCTTTAAAAGATGATGGTTCTATTTATTCTGTAGAAGCTGTAAACAATGATAAGTTTTACTATGATAATATGAATGAATTCTTAGAAAAATTTGAAGTTAAATTTGAAGAAGAATCAGAAAATGCTGCATATTTTAAAGGAAAAACTGGTTTTGTAGGCTGTAGATATCTTGAAAGAATCAGTGAAGGAGAAGTAAGAGTTCTTCTTGTAAATGATAAACCAATCTCAGTAGTTCATAAAAAGCCTCAAGAAGGTGAGTTTTCAGCAACACTTTTTTCTGGTGCAAAATATAAATATGAATCTCCAGATGAACCTAAATGGAAAGATGTTATTGATCTTACAATGAAAGGTTTAAAAGATATAAAACCTTTTTTAAATGGACAAAATTATCCTTTATTATGGACTATGGATTATATTATGGATTATGATGATAAAAAAAGAGATACCTATATTTTATCAGAAATAAATTGTTCTTGTGTTGGTATTACTACAGAATTACAATATGCAAAAGAAGTTGCAAAAGTATTTGTAAAAAAAGATAAAAAATCTAATAAAAAGTAG
- the pyk gene encoding pyruvate kinase gives MEKRTKILATLGPASNSVEMIEGLIKAGANMFRLNFSHGDHEYHSTTLKNIRKAMNNLNTTIAVLQDISGPKVRIGELEEPFKLFKGDEITFIKNDIVGYKEADKKYVVSINYPDLLDKVKEGEYIYLYDGTIRAKVIETGEEIKAVIENQGTLGSKKGINFPNTVIDIDVITEKDKADIKWGVENKVDYFAISFVQNKNDIENARKLLGNYKGRIIAKIEKFDAVQNIDEIIEVSDGIMVARGDLGIEVPYYEVPTIQKRLIKKANQACIPVITATQMLLSMTENERATRAEISDVANAVLDGTDAVMLSEESAVGIDPINTVDTMAHIIRETEEIYPFDKHDKLAYHDKFDVIQATATKLADDLNATGIIALTSSGKSAMKISRYRPRTPIYIFTHKRRVLNPLCANWGVQPIAKIKEAQASKMIHSMLKHLEAKELLNKDGIYIATIGYPVGQPGSTNTIKILTPSEMEYYLNLPTMKKK, from the coding sequence ATGGAAAAAAGAACTAAAATTTTAGCAACATTAGGGCCAGCGAGTAATAGTGTTGAAATGATAGAAGGTTTAATAAAAGCAGGAGCAAATATGTTCAGGCTGAATTTTTCTCATGGTGATCATGAATATCATTCAACTACTTTAAAAAATATTAGAAAAGCAATGAATAATCTTAATACTACAATTGCAGTTTTACAAGATATTTCTGGACCAAAAGTAAGAATAGGGGAATTGGAAGAACCTTTTAAACTTTTTAAAGGTGATGAAATAACTTTTATAAAAAATGATATTGTAGGATATAAAGAAGCTGATAAAAAATATGTAGTATCAATTAATTATCCTGACTTACTAGACAAGGTAAAAGAAGGAGAATATATTTACTTATATGATGGAACAATTAGAGCAAAAGTAATAGAAACTGGTGAAGAGATAAAAGCAGTTATCGAGAATCAGGGTACTTTAGGTTCTAAAAAAGGAATAAACTTCCCTAATACAGTAATAGATATAGATGTTATTACTGAAAAAGATAAAGCAGATATAAAATGGGGAGTTGAAAATAAAGTAGACTACTTTGCTATTTCTTTTGTTCAAAATAAAAATGATATTGAAAATGCAAGAAAACTTTTAGGTAATTATAAGGGAAGAATTATTGCAAAAATTGAAAAGTTTGATGCTGTACAAAATATTGATGAAATTATAGAAGTAAGTGATGGAATAATGGTTGCAAGAGGTGATCTTGGAATTGAAGTCCCATATTATGAAGTTCCAACTATTCAAAAAAGATTAATAAAAAAAGCAAACCAAGCTTGTATTCCTGTAATTACTGCAACACAAATGTTACTTTCAATGACTGAAAATGAAAGAGCGACAAGAGCAGAAATTTCTGATGTTGCAAATGCAGTTTTAGATGGAACAGATGCTGTAATGCTTAGTGAAGAAAGTGCAGTAGGGATTGACCCTATAAATACTGTTGATACTATGGCACATATTATTAGAGAAACAGAGGAAATTTATCCTTTTGATAAGCATGACAAATTAGCTTATCATGATAAATTTGATGTTATTCAAGCAACTGCAACAAAGCTTGCAGATGATTTAAATGCAACTGGAATTATTGCTTTAACAAGTTCTGGTAAATCAGCAATGAAAATTTCAAGATATAGACCAAGAACACCAATTTATATCTTTACTCATAAAAGAAGAGTTTTAAATCCTCTTTGTGCAAATTGGGGTGTTCAACCAATTGCAAAAATAAAAGAAGCACAAGCTTCTAAGATGATTCATTCAATGCTTAAGCATTTAGAAGCAAAAGAGTTATTAAATAAAGATGGTATTTATATTGCAACAATTGGTTATCCAGTAGGACAACCAGGAAGTACAAATACTATTAAAATATTAACTCCATCAGAGATGGAATATTATTTAAATTTACCTACAATGAAAAAGAAGTAG
- a CDS encoding TolC family protein, with protein MHLQKLNKNFFIFLLFTTFLNANEVDENILSEDRLNIIDFNKKQNEENSSKLKKDWINPITFSYSKNYTDTYDTAKSIISINQPIFKSGGIYSAIKYANANFKYNSLDIETQRKELIKQATTILFNLHILDLNIKKNELLLKNANIDIQRKKEQVLNGFLDTSYLDNAILDANTIKNSLADLYYQKEELENSFNNLSNKEYKRFTLPTLSLTNKETFLDNSLELAKAKADINQKDYLKDMTISQYLPSLNVNLDYTHYHDTDNNYSLDENSKTYGLSVSMPLDVRTFNDIESQRIEYLKAKLNLNTTIIEEQNFYKTKISKINMLERKKKIAKEDFELYESLLKIIIEEKNAQLKTQSDVDTLANSQKIKSIEVKIYELEKQVELLEIYAKVI; from the coding sequence ATGCACTTACAAAAATTAAATAAAAATTTTTTTATTTTCCTTTTATTCACTACTTTTTTAAATGCAAATGAAGTTGATGAAAATATTCTTTCTGAAGATAGATTAAATATCATTGACTTTAATAAAAAACAAAATGAAGAAAATAGCTCAAAGTTAAAAAAAGATTGGATTAATCCAATCACTTTTAGCTATTCAAAAAACTATACAGATACTTATGATACAGCTAAAAGTATAATTTCTATAAACCAACCTATTTTTAAAAGTGGAGGAATTTATAGTGCTATAAAATATGCAAATGCAAATTTTAAATATAACAGTTTAGATATTGAAACACAAAGAAAAGAGCTTATAAAACAAGCTACTACTATTTTATTTAACCTGCATATTTTAGATTTAAATATTAAAAAAAATGAATTACTTTTAAAAAATGCAAACATTGATATTCAAAGAAAAAAAGAACAAGTTTTAAATGGTTTTTTAGATACTTCTTATTTAGATAATGCCATATTAGATGCAAATACTATAAAAAACTCATTAGCAGATCTTTATTATCAAAAAGAAGAATTAGAAAATAGTTTTAATAACTTATCAAATAAAGAATATAAAAGATTTACACTACCAACACTTAGTTTAACAAATAAAGAAACTTTTTTAGACAACTCTTTAGAATTAGCTAAAGCAAAAGCAGATATAAATCAAAAAGATTATCTAAAAGATATGACTATTTCTCAATATCTCCCAAGTTTAAATGTTAATTTAGACTATACACATTATCATGATACAGACAATAACTACTCTTTAGATGAAAATTCAAAAACTTATGGTTTATCTGTTTCTATGCCTTTAGATGTAAGAACTTTCAATGATATTGAATCACAAAGAATAGAGTACTTAAAAGCAAAACTAAATTTAAATACAACAATCATAGAAGAACAAAATTTTTATAAAACAAAAATATCGAAAATCAATATGCTAGAAAGAAAAAAGAAAATTGCAAAAGAAGATTTTGAATTATATGAATCTTTATTAAAAATTATTATTGAAGAAAAAAATGCTCAATTAAAAACTCAAAGTGATGTTGATACCCTTGCTAATTCACAAAAAATAAAATCAATAGAAGTAAAAATTTACGAACTTGAAAAGCAAGTTGAACTTTTAGAAATATATGCAAAAGTTATTTAA
- a CDS encoding fatty acid cis/trans isomerase: MYIFLLFFSLLIFSFKSLIFASDKISYTKDVKPILDNRCVTCHSCYNSPCQLKLSSFEGLIRGANKKDIYENRLTAAEPTRLFVDASREEHWREKEFFSVNKHFEDSNNSIMLEFLNQKQKKPTNIGKYSPETDDLSCVKNEKELKDYLKDNPHKGMPYGFPALSEDEHKVLEKWLKKKTQTSDEKHLISDFEKNQIEKFENFFNKQEIKYQVTARYIYEHIFLAHLYFDKNSNNFFEIVRSKTKTGKIEIIPTRFPYEKIEEDFFYRIRKIKSTIVHKTHMIYELNDFKLNRYKELFINIPWVEKPYMPPFDTKISANALKTFKQIPAKSRYEFLLDDIHYFIMNYIRGPVCKGQIALNVINDHFWVMFMDPNSDLAVKDSSYLNKNLKNLSIPNKYGENPDLLETFTIIKNYQQAEIYFNNKNKIYKKYYKDGLSLENIWKGNKEKNDSILTIYRHFDSASVHKGALGNTPKTLWLIDFPLLERLYYSLVAGFDIFGSTSHQFLVRKHMDRLRIEGETNFLEFLPKNSRREYFNSWYKGWLAKHFALYIPSNNEPNIEYSTEDYKDEFIDKLFKELNIKKDKINFIEKDYKNTKILRKYKTKEEIETSLKMLTLPNNSRFIQYHTDDKTNLAYIKIELNNNENLVYSMVINRWHDNVALMFNEDSRLNPKKDRINFIEGFVGSYPNIFIKVKQDDLNEFFNLIYDYQDSKKQKKKLSKFIINRANPDFWEDYDWFTNQFKKQNKLQFGLFDLNRYYDKAIND, translated from the coding sequence ATGTATATTTTTTTACTCTTCTTTTCCCTTCTTATTTTTAGTTTTAAAAGTCTTATTTTTGCAAGTGATAAGATTTCATATACTAAAGATGTTAAACCTATTTTAGATAATAGATGTGTAACCTGTCACTCTTGTTATAACTCACCTTGTCAATTAAAACTATCATCTTTTGAAGGTCTTATTAGAGGTGCAAATAAAAAAGATATTTATGAAAATAGATTAACAGCAGCAGAACCTACTAGACTATTTGTAGATGCATCTAGAGAAGAACATTGGAGAGAAAAAGAGTTTTTCTCGGTAAATAAACATTTTGAAGATTCAAATAATTCTATAATGTTAGAATTTTTAAATCAAAAACAAAAGAAACCAACTAATATAGGTAAATATTCTCCTGAAACAGATGACTTAAGTTGTGTGAAAAATGAAAAAGAGTTAAAAGATTATCTAAAAGACAACCCCCATAAAGGTATGCCTTATGGATTTCCAGCCTTAAGCGAAGATGAACATAAAGTTCTTGAAAAATGGTTAAAAAAGAAAACTCAAACTTCTGATGAGAAACATTTGATTTCAGATTTTGAAAAAAATCAAATAGAGAAGTTTGAAAACTTTTTTAATAAACAAGAGATAAAATACCAAGTTACAGCAAGATATATTTATGAACATATTTTCCTTGCACATTTATATTTTGATAAAAATAGTAATAACTTTTTTGAAATAGTAAGGTCAAAAACTAAAACTGGTAAAATAGAAATTATTCCTACTAGATTCCCTTACGAAAAAATAGAAGAGGATTTTTTTTACAGAATTAGAAAAATCAAATCCACTATTGTGCATAAAACTCATATGATTTATGAGTTAAACGACTTTAAGCTAAATAGATATAAAGAATTATTTATAAATATTCCTTGGGTAGAAAAACCATATATGCCCCCTTTTGATACAAAAATATCTGCAAATGCTTTAAAGACTTTTAAACAAATTCCAGCAAAGAGTAGATATGAGTTTCTTCTTGATGATATCCACTATTTCATTATGAATTATATTAGAGGACCTGTTTGTAAAGGGCAAATTGCATTAAATGTAATAAATGATCATTTCTGGGTTATGTTTATGGATCCAAATTCAGACCTTGCAGTAAAAGATTCTTCTTATTTAAATAAAAATCTTAAAAACTTGTCTATTCCAAATAAGTACGGAGAAAATCCTGATTTATTGGAGACTTTTACTATTATTAAAAACTATCAACAAGCTGAAATATATTTTAATAATAAAAATAAAATCTATAAAAAGTATTATAAAGATGGTCTTTCTTTAGAAAATATTTGGAAAGGAAATAAAGAAAAAAATGATTCTATACTAACTATTTATAGACATTTTGATTCAGCTTCCGTTCATAAAGGAGCTTTAGGGAATACTCCAAAAACTTTATGGCTTATTGACTTTCCTTTACTTGAAAGATTATATTATTCTCTAGTTGCTGGTTTTGATATTTTTGGAAGTACTTCCCATCAGTTTTTAGTAAGAAAGCATATGGATAGACTAAGAATTGAAGGGGAAACAAACTTCTTAGAATTTTTACCAAAAAATTCACGAAGAGAGTATTTTAATTCTTGGTATAAAGGTTGGTTAGCTAAACACTTTGCCCTTTATATACCTTCAAATAATGAACCAAACATTGAATATTCAACAGAAGATTATAAAGATGAGTTTATAGATAAACTATTTAAAGAGCTAAATATTAAAAAAGATAAAATAAACTTTATTGAAAAGGACTATAAAAATACAAAAATCTTACGAAAGTACAAAACAAAAGAAGAGATTGAAACTAGCTTAAAAATGTTGACTTTACCAAATAACTCAAGATTTATTCAATATCATACAGATGATAAAACGAATCTAGCCTATATTAAAATTGAATTAAACAATAATGAAAATCTAGTTTACTCTATGGTTATAAATAGATGGCATGATAATGTGGCATTAATGTTTAATGAAGATTCTAGATTAAACCCTAAAAAAGATAGAATTAATTTTATAGAAGGTTTTGTTGGTTCTTATCCCAATATTTTTATAAAAGTCAAACAAGATGATTTAAATGAATTTTTCAATCTAATTTATGATTATCAAGATTCTAAAAAACAAAAGAAAAAACTTTCAAAATTTATAATAAATAGAGCAAATCCAGATTTTTGGGAAGATTATGACTGGTTTACAAATCAATTTAAAAAACAAAATAAACTTCAATTTGGATTATTTGATTTAAATCGTTATTATGATAAAGCTATAAATGACTAA
- a CDS encoding aspartate aminotransferase family protein, whose translation MVEQLDKQYVLHTYARNYVNFKKGINATLFDEKDKDYIDFTSGIGVVSVGHGNKEVADAIYKQVSNITHISNLYAIEPQAKLAEKIAQLSEMDVATFFSNSGAEANEGAIKIARKYGETKFNKKRYKVITLEHSFHGRTITTVKATGQSSMHSPNFSPYPDGFKYDARIDDIYNSIDDETVAVMIELVQGEGGVQPFEKKDIQELAKFLKEAGILLIIDEVQTGAYRTGEFLASNLYEIEPDVITMAKGLGGGVPIGAVITKHKDIFQPGDHGSTFGGNYLSCAAANKVLELLDSYKNSGELDEIIIYFDKKLNEIQNKFPEILTQKVGIGLMKGFRIKDNETLTALISKCFEEGVLVLKAGRNTLRLLPPLTISKKEIEEGFKRLENALTKIK comes from the coding sequence ATGGTAGAACAATTAGATAAACAGTATGTACTTCATACATATGCAAGAAATTATGTAAACTTTAAAAAAGGTATAAACGCAACACTTTTTGATGAGAAAGACAAAGACTATATAGACTTTACTTCAGGTATAGGAGTAGTTTCAGTAGGTCATGGAAATAAAGAAGTTGCAGATGCAATATATAAACAAGTTAGTAATATTACTCATATTTCAAATCTTTATGCAATTGAACCACAAGCAAAACTTGCTGAAAAAATTGCACAACTTTCAGAAATGGATGTTGCAACATTTTTCTCTAACTCAGGAGCAGAAGCAAATGAAGGTGCAATAAAAATTGCAAGAAAGTATGGAGAAACAAAATTCAACAAAAAAAGATATAAAGTAATTACTTTAGAACACTCTTTTCATGGAAGAACAATAACAACAGTTAAAGCTACGGGACAAAGCTCTATGCATAGTCCAAATTTTTCACCATATCCTGATGGATTTAAATATGATGCAAGAATTGATGATATTTATAACTCTATTGATGATGAAACTGTTGCTGTTATGATAGAACTTGTTCAAGGAGAAGGTGGAGTACAACCTTTTGAAAAAAAAGATATTCAAGAACTAGCAAAATTCTTAAAAGAAGCAGGTATTTTATTAATAATTGATGAAGTTCAAACTGGTGCTTATAGAACAGGTGAATTTTTAGCTTCAAATCTTTATGAAATTGAACCAGATGTTATTACAATGGCAAAAGGTTTAGGAGGAGGAGTTCCTATTGGTGCAGTTATTACAAAACACAAAGATATTTTTCAACCAGGGGACCATGGTTCAACTTTTGGTGGTAATTATTTAAGTTGTGCTGCAGCAAATAAGGTATTAGAACTTTTAGACTCATATAAAAATAGTGGGGAGCTTGATGAAATAATTATTTATTTTGATAAAAAACTAAATGAAATTCAAAATAAATTCCCTGAAATACTAACTCAAAAAGTTGGGATTGGACTTATGAAAGGTTTTAGAATAAAAGACAATGAAACTCTTACAGCACTTATTTCAAAATGTTTTGAAGAAGGTGTTTTAGTTTTAAAAGCAGGAAGAAACACTTTAAGACTTTTACCACCATTAACTATATCAAAAAAAGAGATTGAGGAAGGATTTAAGAGGTTAGAAAATGCACTTACAAAAATTAAATAA
- a CDS encoding aspartate carbamoyltransferase catalytic subunit — protein MQHLIRTADFTKEEILELFDDARMFLDMESNEVLKGKIIVNLFFEDSTRTRSAFEMAAKRLGAQVISLDVGRSSRSKGETIFDTIANINAMSPDAITIRHSECGLPGSLIEHVNCPIINAGDGKHAHPTQALLDLFTMYEHFDGDLEGKKVAIIGDVKSSRVAGSNRRLLPRFGMEVCFVAPDCFKYESNEFKQYDKISDVIDEVDVIMSLRTQLERHNEVYFQSLNDYAKDYCITKEVFGDRNILLLHPGPVNRNIDISDEMLSDPRNKILEQVKNGVAVRMAILKKLIK, from the coding sequence ATGCAGCATTTAATTCGAACAGCAGATTTTACAAAAGAAGAAATTCTTGAACTTTTTGATGATGCTAGAATGTTTTTAGATATGGAAAGTAACGAAGTTTTAAAAGGTAAAATTATCGTTAATCTATTTTTTGAAGATTCTACTAGAACAAGAAGTGCTTTTGAAATGGCAGCAAAAAGATTAGGAGCACAAGTTATTTCTTTAGATGTAGGAAGAAGTTCAAGAAGTAAAGGTGAGACTATCTTTGATACAATTGCAAATATAAATGCTATGAGTCCAGATGCAATTACTATTAGACACAGTGAATGTGGATTACCAGGAAGTTTGATAGAACATGTAAATTGTCCTATTATAAATGCAGGAGATGGAAAACATGCGCATCCCACGCAAGCACTTTTAGACCTCTTTACAATGTATGAACATTTTGATGGAGATTTAGAAGGTAAGAAAGTAGCTATTATTGGAGATGTAAAATCATCAAGAGTTGCTGGTTCAAATAGAAGACTTCTTCCTAGATTTGGTATGGAAGTTTGTTTTGTTGCTCCTGATTGTTTTAAATATGAAAGTAATGAATTTAAACAATATGATAAAATTTCTGATGTAATTGATGAGGTTGATGTAATCATGAGTTTAAGAACTCAACTTGAAAGACACAATGAAGTATATTTTCAATCTTTAAATGACTATGCAAAAGATTATTGTATTACAAAAGAAGTGTTTGGAGATAGAAATATTCTTTTACTTCATCCAGGTCCAGTAAATAGAAATATTGATATTTCTGATGAAATGCTAAGTGATCCACGAAATAAGATTTTAGAACAAGTAAAAAATGGTGTTGCAGTAAGAATGGCAATACTTAAAAAACTAATCAAATAA
- a CDS encoding aminodeoxychorismate synthase component I — MNKNLQEILNYYGSLKEPFLFIISYDLTEFYVKPLKELPEDIKYEIKEKVSSKIDKKEELTKYPISFKEYKKAFDSLQKHIKSGNSYILNLTFKTQVETKYNLNEIYEKANAKYKLKFFEEFVCFSPEKFIEIKKNKISTYPMKGTIDSKIENASAKILGNTKEMAEHTMVVDLLRNDLGIMANKITVEKFRYLDKINAGDKKLLQVSSKISGHLEKNWNEKIGDILISLLPAGSITGTPKKKTVEILKENETYDRGYYTGVFGVFDGSSLNSAVMIRFLEKQKDGKLFYKSGGGITCDSNLEEEYKELLDKVYLPF, encoded by the coding sequence TTGAATAAAAACTTACAAGAAATATTAAATTATTATGGCTCTTTAAAAGAGCCATTTCTTTTTATAATTTCTTATGACTTAACAGAATTTTATGTGAAACCTTTAAAAGAACTTCCAGAAGATATAAAATATGAAATAAAAGAGAAAGTCTCTTCAAAGATAGATAAAAAAGAAGAACTTACAAAATATCCAATCTCTTTTAAGGAATATAAAAAAGCTTTTGATTCTTTACAAAAACATATTAAAAGTGGAAATTCATATATTTTAAATCTTACTTTTAAAACGCAAGTTGAGACAAAATATAATTTAAATGAAATTTATGAAAAAGCAAATGCAAAATATAAACTAAAGTTTTTTGAAGAATTTGTTTGCTTTTCCCCTGAAAAATTTATTGAAATAAAAAAGAATAAAATTTCTACTTATCCAATGAAGGGAACAATTGATAGTAAAATAGAAAATGCAAGTGCCAAGATTTTAGGAAATACAAAAGAAATGGCTGAGCATACTATGGTTGTAGATTTATTAAGAAATGATTTGGGAATTATGGCTAATAAAATTACAGTAGAAAAGTTTAGATATCTTGATAAAATAAATGCAGGAGATAAGAAACTTTTACAAGTAAGTTCCAAAATATCAGGGCATCTTGAAAAAAATTGGAATGAAAAAATAGGTGATATTTTAATTTCACTTCTACCAGCTGGGTCAATTACTGGAACACCTAAAAAGAAAACTGTAGAAATATTAAAAGAGAATGAAACTTACGATAGAGGTTATTACACTGGAGTTTTTGGAGTTTTTGATGGAAGTTCTTTAAATAGTGCTGTAATGATAAGATTTTTAGAAAAACAAAAAGATGGAAAACTTTTTTATAAAAGCGGTGGTGGAATAACCTGTGATTCAAATCTAGAAGAAGAATATAAAGAACTACTTGATAAAGTTTATCTACCTTTTTAA
- a CDS encoding SAM-dependent methyltransferase has translation MNNWLYDKDAYYSNYKTIGKEGDFFTSVSTSSFFGGSIAKKIVDEIEKSNLPKNTTIVEIGAHHGYLLADIIQFIYTLKPKLLESLNFAIVERFENLKEVQKKYLKECFADAINFKHYNNIEDLKLENAFIIANEIFDAFPCDLVFTENSELKQAFVKNNQISFKKCIDLDIINHCRKYNITKGEVCLEYKNFIDTLCKNISHFHFLSFDYGDNFPRNDFSARIYSKHKVLPIFETNIRLENYFKNSDLTYDVFFTHLIDLFKNNKIEDIQYNTQMNTLIEFGIINLLEILKDNSSENNYLRELQKVKMLIEPTGMGDRFKSLYIKK, from the coding sequence ATGAACAATTGGCTTTATGATAAAGATGCTTATTATAGTAATTATAAAACTATAGGAAAAGAAGGTGACTTTTTTACTTCTGTCTCAACTTCCAGTTTTTTTGGGGGAAGTATTGCTAAAAAGATTGTTGATGAAATAGAAAAGAGTAATTTACCCAAAAATACAACAATAGTAGAAATTGGTGCTCACCACGGATATCTTTTAGCTGATATTATTCAATTTATTTATACTTTAAAACCTAAACTTTTAGAAAGTTTAAATTTTGCTATTGTGGAAAGATTTGAAAACCTTAAAGAAGTACAAAAAAAATATTTAAAAGAATGTTTTGCAGATGCAATAAATTTTAAACATTATAATAATATCGAAGATTTAAAATTAGAAAATGCTTTTATTATAGCAAATGAGATTTTTGATGCATTTCCTTGTGATTTAGTTTTTACAGAAAACTCTGAATTAAAACAAGCCTTTGTAAAAAACAATCAAATATCTTTTAAAAAGTGTATAGATTTAGATATTATAAATCATTGTAGGAAATATAATATTACAAAAGGGGAAGTATGTTTAGAATATAAAAACTTTATAGATACTCTTTGTAAAAATATATCACATTTTCATTTTCTTAGTTTTGATTATGGGGATAACTTTCCTAGAAATGATTTTTCCGCAAGAATTTATTCAAAGCATAAAGTTTTACCAATCTTTGAAACAAACATTAGATTAGAAAATTATTTTAAAAATTCTGACCTTACTTATGACGTATTTTTTACTCATTTAATAGATTTATTTAAAAATAATAAAATAGAAGATATTCAATACAATACTCAAATGAATACTTTAATTGAATTTGGGATTATAAATCTATTAGAAATACTTAAAGATAATAGTTCTGAAAATAATTATTTAAGAGAGTTACAAAAAGTAAAGATGCTTATCGAGCCTACTGGAATGGGAGATAGATTCAAAAGTTTATATATCAAAAAATGA